A part of Flavobacteriaceae bacterium GSB9 genomic DNA contains:
- a CDS encoding type IX secretion system membrane protein PorP/SprF translates to MKKRTLTVYFLLLALTNTFGQELNLPVFTQYLADNNFVVSPTYAGIGDNLKLRANGLTQWVGIKGAPDNQSFYGDIRIADRTGVGLSLYNDRNGNTIQTGAKFSFAHHLILDYYSKMYLSLGISYNLNNFRIDINNFNTTYENPTIDPYVTDDRRTTNHNFDVGALFRLKGYFLSFNANNVLDKDFDQSLRKLEPNLLLNYQLYTGYTFRGPKKSGLEFEPSMFMQMFSSDKRSSTDVNFKFRKYNRYGDYYWAGISYRFLNDQFFRPLNIGPMVGFKKSILYFGYAYQVTTNDLSGYNSGTHVVTIGLDFLQGISNCPCTQDPVHH, encoded by the coding sequence ATGAAAAAAAGAACATTGACCGTATATTTTCTGCTTTTGGCCCTGACCAATACTTTTGGCCAGGAACTGAACCTGCCGGTATTCACACAATACCTGGCGGACAACAACTTTGTGGTATCGCCCACCTATGCCGGTATTGGCGACAACCTCAAGCTGAGGGCCAACGGGCTCACCCAGTGGGTGGGCATCAAGGGCGCCCCAGACAACCAGTCGTTCTACGGCGACATCAGGATCGCCGACCGTACCGGCGTGGGACTGTCTCTTTACAACGACCGCAACGGGAACACCATACAGACCGGGGCCAAGTTCTCCTTCGCCCATCACCTTATCTTGGACTATTATTCCAAGATGTACCTGTCTTTGGGCATATCCTATAACCTGAACAATTTCAGGATAGACATCAACAACTTCAACACCACCTACGAGAACCCGACCATAGACCCTTACGTGACCGACGACCGCAGGACCACCAACCATAACTTTGACGTGGGCGCACTGTTCAGGCTCAAGGGCTACTTCCTGAGCTTTAACGCCAACAACGTGCTGGACAAGGATTTTGACCAGTCCCTGAGGAAGCTCGAGCCCAACCTGCTGCTCAACTACCAGCTCTACACGGGGTACACCTTCAGGGGACCCAAGAAGAGCGGGCTCGAGTTCGAGCCGAGCATGTTCATGCAGATGTTCAGCAGCGACAAGCGATCAAGTACCGACGTGAATTTTAAGTTCAGAAAATACAATAGATATGGGGACTATTACTGGGCGGGCATATCGTACCGCTTTTTGAACGACCAGTTTTTTAGGCCGCTCAACATCGGCCCCATGGTGGGATTCAAGAAATCCATTTTATATTTTGGGTACGCCTACCAGGTCACAACCAACGACCTATCGGGGTACAACTCCGGAACGCACGTGGTCACCATAGGCCTCGACTTCCTGCAGGGCATAAGCAACTGCCCATGTACACAGGACCCAGTGCACCATTAA
- the galK gene encoding galactokinase — protein MNRAIVNEVKTNFKKHFKTDPILIFSPGRINIIGEHTDYNDGFVFPAAVDKGIAAAIQKSDDDKSVAYALDLESEIEFNLKKLKPSKEGSWENYVFGVVAEIQNRNKIVGNFNIMFKGNIPGGAGMSSSAALENSVVFGLNELFDLELSKEEMILISQKAEHNYVGVKCGIMDQYASMFGIKNNALLLDCRTVESKPYEIDFKDHQLMLINTNVKHSLSDSAYNDRRSACENIAELLRIKALRDASESDLEKIKNQVTPENFQKALFVIQENDRALKASKAIEDNDLDTLGKLIYASHNGLSNQYKVSCEELDFLVDQAKTNSKVLGARMMGGGFGGCTINLIAKDEAENFAETTSKAYKKQFDKDCSVYFIALEDGTHVVNQQD, from the coding sequence ATGAATAGAGCTATTGTCAACGAAGTGAAAACTAACTTCAAAAAGCATTTTAAAACCGACCCCATACTTATTTTTTCGCCTGGAAGAATCAATATTATAGGCGAGCACACCGATTATAATGACGGTTTTGTTTTTCCTGCCGCGGTTGACAAAGGCATAGCTGCAGCCATTCAAAAAAGTGATGACGATAAATCTGTGGCTTATGCTTTGGATTTAGAAAGTGAAATTGAGTTTAATTTAAAGAAATTAAAGCCATCCAAAGAAGGCAGTTGGGAAAACTATGTTTTTGGTGTAGTTGCCGAAATACAGAACCGGAACAAAATAGTTGGCAATTTCAACATCATGTTTAAAGGCAATATTCCAGGTGGCGCGGGTATGTCGTCTTCGGCAGCCCTGGAAAACAGTGTGGTTTTTGGGTTGAACGAATTGTTTGATTTGGAACTTTCCAAAGAAGAGATGATTTTGATTTCACAAAAAGCAGAACACAATTATGTTGGAGTAAAATGTGGCATTATGGACCAGTACGCCAGTATGTTTGGTATTAAAAACAACGCACTGCTCTTGGATTGCAGAACGGTTGAATCCAAACCTTACGAAATTGATTTTAAAGACCACCAACTCATGTTGATTAACACTAACGTTAAACATAGTCTTTCGGATAGTGCTTACAACGACAGGCGTTCGGCTTGTGAAAATATTGCAGAATTACTTAGGATAAAAGCATTGAGGGATGCTTCTGAATCAGATTTAGAAAAAATCAAAAACCAAGTAACACCTGAAAATTTCCAAAAAGCACTGTTCGTTATTCAAGAAAACGACCGCGCCCTTAAAGCTTCAAAAGCCATTGAAGATAACGATTTAGATACTTTGGGAAAACTTATTTATGCTTCACATAATGGGCTTTCCAACCAATATAAAGTAAGCTGCGAGGAATTGGATTTTTTAGTTGATCAGGCTAAAACAAACTCAAAAGTCCTCGGTGCCCGAATGATGGGTGGTGGTTTTGGTGGCTGCACCATCAATTTAATTGCCAAAGATGAAGCCGAAAATTTTGCCGAAACAACTTCAAAAGCATACAAAAAACAATTTGACAAAGATTGCTCGGTGTATTTTATCGCCCTTGAAGATGGGACGCACGTAGTAAACCAACAAGACTAA
- a CDS encoding UDP-glucose--hexose-1-phosphate uridylyltransferase, with product MKNTDLQDYSHKRLNILTGEWVLVSPHRAKRPWQGQKETVSNEKRPTYDTSCYLCAGNTRINGEVNPKYNDVFVFTNDFAALQNDSKTFSLSDGLLTAESETGICKVICFSPDHSKSLADMTTKEIEKVVLAWQNEFKELGDNPKINYVQIFENKGAVMGCSNPHPHGQIWSQSTLPNEVDKKHTQQLNYFNKKNSSLLGDYLKQELEKQERIIFENDGFVVLVPFWAVWPFETMIVPKKHQTNILEMDDAEAYQYAEAISIITKAYDKIFNTSFPYSSGIHQAPTDGNDNKHWHWHMSFYPPLLRSATVKKFMVGYEMFGSPQRDITAESAVKMIQDLL from the coding sequence ATGAAAAATACCGATTTACAGGATTACTCACATAAACGATTGAATATTTTAACGGGCGAATGGGTATTGGTATCGCCACACCGTGCCAAACGTCCATGGCAAGGACAAAAAGAAACGGTTTCCAATGAAAAGCGGCCAACTTACGATACATCCTGCTACCTATGTGCTGGTAACACCAGGATTAATGGTGAAGTCAACCCGAAATATAACGATGTTTTTGTGTTCACCAACGATTTTGCAGCACTGCAAAATGATTCCAAAACCTTTTCGCTCAGCGACGGCCTTTTAACCGCCGAGAGCGAAACAGGCATTTGCAAGGTAATTTGTTTTAGCCCAGACCACTCGAAAAGTTTAGCCGATATGACTACCAAAGAGATTGAAAAAGTAGTTTTGGCATGGCAAAATGAGTTTAAGGAATTGGGCGATAACCCTAAAATTAACTACGTACAAATTTTTGAAAACAAAGGCGCCGTTATGGGCTGTAGCAACCCGCACCCCCACGGACAAATATGGAGTCAATCTACTCTGCCCAATGAAGTGGACAAAAAACACACACAACAACTCAATTATTTCAATAAAAAGAACTCCAGTCTTTTAGGTGACTATTTAAAACAAGAACTCGAAAAACAGGAACGCATCATTTTTGAAAACGATGGCTTTGTAGTTTTGGTGCCGTTTTGGGCGGTATGGCCTTTCGAGACCATGATTGTTCCTAAAAAACATCAAACCAACATTTTAGAAATGGATGATGCTGAAGCCTATCAATACGCCGAGGCTATTTCAATAATTACCAAAGCCTACGATAAAATTTTTAACACCTCGTTCCCCTACTCTAGTGGCATCCACCAAGCGCCAACTGATGGAAACGATAACAAGCATTGGCACTGGCATATGAGTTTTTATCCTCCACTATTGCGAAGCGCCACGGTTAAAAAATTCATGGTAGGTTACGAAATGTTTGGGTCGCCACAACGCGATATTACGGCCGAGAGTGCTGTAAAGATGATTCAGGACCTTTTGTAA
- a CDS encoding beta-glucuronidase, with protein MASIKHQRKILFFLFILMSFGSVEAQDIFISNTQNRTYTSLNGKWEYILDRYQTGRLGFMPIYKNATPKDKTDRIEYSFDSSQTLWVPGNWNSQKPEFKYYEGNIWYKRTFNKTDISPNKRYFINVGAANYISTVTFNGKIIGKHEGGFTPFSFEITDLLRAKDNFLIIGVNNTRKADNIPAEVTDWFNHGGITRDVKLIEVPKTFIGNFFIALDKTTLNKKSKKLEGKIKLVGNHFPESFKIEIPELNVNQMIKTNPNGVTSFSIEARNIELWSPENPKLYQVIVKAGNDTLEDQIGFRSIEAVGKQILLNGEPIFLKGICLHDENPLRKDRANSIDDSKLMLDWAEQLGCNFLRLAHYPHQENIVRLADQKGILLWEELPLYWGIEWDNPEVLKKAKKQYTELINRDYNRASSIIWSIANETAPNKQRTAFLSDLASYVRNIDSTRLISAAIKKDQKTDGHPDSIYTYNDPLIEKLDIISLNEYLGWYGGLPEEARKKSFTSGYEKPIIISEFGSGALQGFHADKFTRWSEEFQEYHYKESIAMFDKIDGLAGMTPWILVDFMSPLRQLRGIQDGWNRKGLISEKGQKKKAFFILQNYYKTK; from the coding sequence ATGGCATCTATTAAGCATCAAAGAAAAATCCTGTTTTTCTTATTCATTTTAATGTCTTTCGGCTCTGTTGAAGCCCAAGATATTTTCATTTCAAACACTCAAAACCGAACCTACACCAGTTTAAACGGTAAATGGGAATATATTCTTGACCGCTACCAAACTGGAAGACTAGGCTTTATGCCTATTTACAAAAATGCAACTCCTAAAGATAAGACTGACCGCATAGAGTATAGTTTTGATTCAAGTCAAACCCTTTGGGTTCCCGGCAATTGGAACTCCCAAAAACCAGAGTTTAAGTATTATGAAGGTAATATTTGGTATAAACGCACATTTAACAAAACCGACATCTCCCCTAACAAACGCTATTTCATAAATGTTGGTGCCGCCAACTACATCTCCACCGTTACATTTAACGGTAAAATTATTGGAAAACACGAGGGCGGATTTACGCCATTTTCATTTGAAATTACCGATTTACTTAGAGCAAAAGATAATTTTTTAATTATTGGAGTTAACAACACTCGAAAAGCAGATAATATACCGGCTGAAGTTACAGATTGGTTTAACCACGGTGGCATTACTAGAGATGTTAAATTAATTGAGGTACCCAAAACATTTATCGGGAATTTTTTTATAGCACTTGATAAAACCACGCTTAACAAAAAATCTAAAAAATTAGAAGGTAAAATTAAGCTTGTTGGCAACCATTTTCCTGAAAGTTTCAAAATAGAAATTCCTGAATTGAATGTAAACCAAATGATTAAAACCAATCCAAACGGTGTAACGAGCTTTTCAATTGAAGCCAGAAACATTGAATTATGGTCGCCTGAAAATCCTAAACTATACCAAGTGATTGTAAAGGCTGGCAATGACACACTCGAAGATCAAATTGGTTTCAGGAGCATCGAAGCCGTTGGTAAACAAATTTTACTGAATGGCGAACCCATTTTTTTAAAGGGCATTTGTTTACACGATGAAAATCCACTGAGAAAAGACCGAGCCAATAGTATTGACGATTCAAAATTAATGCTGGATTGGGCCGAACAACTGGGGTGTAACTTTTTAAGGTTAGCCCATTATCCCCACCAAGAAAACATCGTACGTCTTGCTGACCAAAAAGGGATTTTACTTTGGGAAGAGTTGCCCTTGTATTGGGGCATTGAATGGGACAACCCTGAAGTTCTTAAAAAAGCAAAAAAACAATATACTGAACTTATCAACCGAGATTATAACCGTGCCAGTTCCATTATTTGGTCAATAGCCAATGAAACAGCACCAAATAAACAGCGGACTGCTTTTTTATCTGATCTGGCCAGTTATGTTAGAAATATAGACAGTACCCGATTAATCTCCGCAGCCATAAAAAAAGACCAAAAAACGGATGGACATCCAGACAGCATTTACACTTACAACGACCCACTTATCGAAAAACTGGATATTATCAGTTTAAATGAATATCTGGGTTGGTATGGTGGTTTACCCGAGGAAGCCAGAAAAAAATCGTTTACATCTGGTTATGAAAAACCTATTATAATAAGTGAGTTTGGCAGCGGTGCTTTACAAGGCTTTCATGCTGATAAATTTACCCGATGGAGTGAAGAATTTCAAGAATACCACTACAAAGAAAGCATTGCGATGTTTGATAAAATTGACGGTCTTGCTGGTATGACACCGTGGATTCTTGTCGATTTTATGTCGCCTCTCAGGCAATTGCGAGGCATTCAAGATGGATGGAATCGAAAAGGTCTTATTTCTGAAAAAGGGCAAAAGAAAAAAGCTTTTTTTATTTTACAGAACTACTATAAAACCAAGTAA
- a CDS encoding serine hydroxymethyltransferase — translation MQRDEQIFELIQAEKERQLHGIELIASENFVSEQVMEAAGSVLTNKYAEGYPGKRYYGGCEVVDEVEQIAIDRAKTLFGAAYVNVQPHSGSQANTAVFAACLKPGDKILGFDLSHGGHLTHGSPVNFSGKLYNPVFYGVEQETGVLNYDKIQDIATKEQPKLIIAGASAYSRDIDFKRFREIADSVGAILLADISHPAGLIAKGILNDPLPHCHIVTTTTHKTLRGPRGGMIMMGQDFENPFGIKLKNGNLRKMSSLLDSSVFPGNQGGPLEHIIAAKAIAFGEALTDDFLNYQLQVKKNASKLADALVEKGYNIISGGTDNHCMLIDLRNKNLSGKDAEQALVKADITVNKNMVPFDDKSPFVTSGIRLGVAAVTTRGLIEDDMVIIANLLDEVIANFEDDDTLEAVKGKVNGMMKDKPLFV, via the coding sequence ATGCAACGCGACGAACAAATTTTTGAACTTATACAGGCCGAAAAAGAGCGCCAATTACATGGTATTGAATTGATTGCCTCTGAGAATTTTGTAAGCGAACAGGTTATGGAAGCTGCAGGGTCGGTATTAACCAACAAATATGCTGAAGGTTATCCGGGAAAACGCTATTACGGAGGTTGTGAAGTGGTTGATGAAGTAGAACAAATAGCTATAGATAGAGCAAAAACCTTGTTTGGTGCAGCATACGTTAACGTTCAGCCGCACTCTGGTAGCCAAGCAAACACCGCTGTTTTTGCTGCTTGCTTGAAGCCAGGAGACAAAATATTAGGTTTCGACTTATCGCACGGTGGCCATTTAACACACGGATCGCCAGTAAACTTTTCTGGTAAATTGTACAACCCGGTTTTTTACGGTGTTGAGCAAGAAACAGGTGTTTTAAACTACGATAAAATTCAAGATATTGCTACCAAAGAACAACCTAAATTAATTATTGCTGGGGCTTCTGCGTATTCTCGCGACATCGATTTTAAACGTTTTAGAGAAATAGCCGATAGTGTTGGCGCTATTTTATTAGCCGATATATCGCACCCTGCTGGATTAATTGCTAAGGGTATTTTAAACGATCCGCTTCCGCATTGCCATATTGTAACTACAACAACTCACAAAACATTGCGTGGACCTAGAGGAGGTATGATAATGATGGGGCAGGATTTTGAAAATCCTTTCGGAATTAAATTAAAGAATGGCAACTTGCGTAAAATGTCATCTTTATTGGATTCTTCGGTTTTTCCCGGAAATCAAGGGGGGCCTTTAGAGCACATAATCGCTGCTAAAGCAATTGCTTTTGGTGAGGCTTTGACTGATGACTTTTTGAACTACCAATTACAGGTCAAGAAAAATGCTAGCAAATTGGCAGATGCCTTAGTTGAAAAAGGTTATAACATCATTTCTGGAGGAACCGATAACCATTGTATGCTGATTGATTTACGTAACAAAAATCTATCTGGTAAAGACGCCGAGCAAGCTTTGGTTAAAGCCGATATTACAGTGAACAAAAACATGGTGCCTTTCGATGATAAATCGCCATTTGTAACGTCGGGTATTCGTTTGGGGGTGGCTGCTGTAACTACACGTGGATTGATAGAAGATGATATGGTAATAATTGCTAACTTGTTGGATGAGGTTATTGCCAATTTTGAAGATGACGATACTTTAGAAGCTGTAAAAGGTAAAGTAAACGGTATGATGAAAGATAAACCTTTATTTGTTTAG
- the fahA gene encoding fumarylacetoacetase, whose translation MPLSANNPDRTSWLHVDKNSDFPIQNIPFGVFLTRDDIITIGTRIGDTAIDLGALHQLGYFDGIALTDDIFLQDTLNDFIADGRKTWRAVRNRIAEIFDSNNDILKNNKSHKETVLFRLDEIEMQLPVQIGDYTDFYSSIEHATNVGSMFRDPDNALLPNWLHIPVGYHGRSSSIIPSGIPVRRPQGQTLPNGASEPVFGPSKLVDFELEMAFITTDANDLGEPIPISEAEEYIFGLVLMNDWSARDIQKWEYVPLGPFLAKSFATSISPWIVTLDALEPFRVAGPKPLKPQLDYLKYKGKKSYDINLEVSIQPNGAKETVVSKSNFKYMYWNMVQQLAHHTANGCPVNSGDMMGSGTISGPTEDSYGSMLELTWKGEKPIKLKDGSERKFINDNDTVIMRGYCENDGTRIGFGEVSTKLLPVFNKK comes from the coding sequence ATGCCATTATCCGCAAACAACCCAGATAGAACTTCGTGGCTGCACGTTGATAAAAATTCAGATTTCCCAATTCAAAACATTCCTTTTGGTGTGTTTTTAACGCGTGATGATATCATAACCATTGGCACGCGCATTGGTGATACCGCCATAGATCTGGGCGCACTGCACCAATTGGGATATTTTGATGGTATAGCTTTAACCGACGATATTTTTCTGCAAGACACACTAAATGACTTTATTGCCGACGGCAGAAAAACATGGCGTGCCGTTAGAAACCGTATTGCCGAAATATTCGATAGCAACAACGATATCTTAAAAAATAATAAAAGCCACAAGGAAACGGTTTTGTTTAGGCTAGATGAAATAGAAATGCAACTGCCTGTACAAATTGGAGATTACACCGATTTTTACTCGAGTATAGAACACGCTACCAACGTGGGCAGTATGTTTAGAGACCCTGATAATGCTTTATTGCCAAACTGGCTCCACATCCCAGTGGGGTATCATGGCAGGAGCTCGTCCATTATTCCATCCGGCATTCCTGTTCGTCGCCCACAAGGACAAACCTTGCCAAACGGTGCTTCCGAACCTGTTTTCGGCCCGAGTAAATTAGTAGATTTTGAATTGGAAATGGCATTTATCACTACCGATGCTAACGATTTGGGCGAACCCATTCCTATTTCCGAAGCCGAAGAATATATTTTCGGACTCGTATTAATGAACGATTGGAGTGCCCGCGATATCCAAAAGTGGGAGTATGTACCATTGGGGCCGTTTTTGGCCAAAAGTTTTGCAACCTCTATTTCACCTTGGATCGTTACGCTTGATGCATTAGAGCCTTTCCGCGTAGCCGGTCCAAAACCACTTAAACCGCAATTGGATTATTTAAAATACAAAGGCAAAAAAAGCTACGACATTAATTTAGAAGTATCTATTCAACCCAATGGCGCTAAAGAAACTGTGGTTAGCAAAAGTAACTTTAAGTACATGTATTGGAACATGGTGCAGCAACTAGCGCACCATACGGCTAATGGATGCCCAGTAAATTCGGGTGATATGATGGGGAGCGGAACCATTTCAGGACCAACTGAAGATAGCTACGGCTCTATGCTGGAACTGACTTGGAAAGGCGAAAAACCTATCAAACTAAAAGATGGCAGCGAACGTAAATTCATAAACGATAACGACACCGTTATTATGCGTGGTTATTGTGAAAACGACGGAACCCGCATAGGTTTTGGTGAAGTTTCTACAAAACTGCTTCCTGTTTTTAACAAAAAGTAA
- a CDS encoding PQQ-dependent sugar dehydrogenase — translation MNSHYSHSRVQRFFLFSILVLFNLSLSSQDFSKMKVADIYKNLCSSCHDSGAIGGSLTDGIWKSENSDYAILKSIKYGIPEKGMVAFNNTLTDEQLRAIVVYIRELEAMGENNPANKKNYSGANGIIRTQYHTYKVNKLVEGFRTPWSIAFLPNGGKLVTERLGPVYLINADNELDTIPIENTPKVIFDGPEGGMMDIALHPEYKNNGWIYLAFADGWRDTDGKSWSQTAIVRGRIKNHKWIDQEWIYKADSKFYMRSGAHYGTRIAFKNGYLYFVIGERGAMGQAQDLTRPNGKIMRLHDDGKIPTDNPFINDDRILDAIWSYGHRNPQGLVVSSKDELYATEHGARGGDEFNLIIKGKNYGWPVITHGINYNGQPITSKTEQEGMEQPLIQWTPSIAPCGLTQYQGEVFPDWDNDFFAGSLKAEELRRIRINDGQVVEQEIILKGMGRIRDVRTGPDGTIYILTDDPARLLQMVPVN, via the coding sequence ATGAATTCTCACTACAGTCATTCACGTGTTCAACGATTTTTTCTATTTTCTATTTTGGTGCTTTTTAATCTGTCTTTATCTTCCCAAGACTTTTCCAAAATGAAGGTAGCGGATATTTACAAGAATCTTTGTTCCAGTTGTCATGATTCAGGTGCTATAGGTGGTAGTTTAACTGATGGTATTTGGAAAAGCGAAAATAGCGACTATGCCATATTAAAGTCCATCAAATATGGTATTCCTGAAAAAGGAATGGTAGCCTTCAATAATACTCTTACAGATGAACAATTAAGGGCTATTGTGGTTTATATAAGAGAGCTGGAAGCCATGGGTGAAAATAATCCAGCCAATAAAAAAAATTATAGTGGTGCCAATGGTATCATTCGTACACAGTATCACACTTATAAGGTTAATAAATTGGTAGAAGGTTTTAGAACGCCATGGTCTATTGCTTTTCTTCCAAATGGTGGAAAGTTGGTGACGGAAAGATTGGGTCCTGTATATCTTATTAATGCAGATAATGAGCTTGATACAATTCCGATTGAAAACACTCCTAAGGTGATTTTTGATGGTCCAGAAGGAGGCATGATGGATATTGCTCTTCACCCTGAGTATAAAAATAATGGATGGATTTATTTAGCATTTGCAGATGGATGGCGGGATACAGATGGTAAGTCATGGTCGCAAACGGCAATAGTTAGAGGTAGAATAAAGAACCATAAATGGATTGACCAGGAATGGATTTATAAAGCAGATTCTAAATTTTATATGAGGTCTGGTGCTCACTATGGCACGCGTATAGCCTTTAAAAATGGTTATTTGTATTTTGTAATTGGCGAGAGGGGAGCTATGGGCCAAGCACAGGATTTAACAAGACCAAACGGAAAAATCATGAGGCTTCATGATGATGGCAAGATACCAACCGACAACCCGTTTATTAATGATGATAGAATACTAGACGCTATATGGAGTTATGGTCACAGAAACCCGCAGGGTCTGGTTGTAAGTTCAAAAGATGAGCTTTATGCCACAGAACATGGAGCGAGAGGAGGTGATGAGTTTAATCTAATAATTAAGGGCAAAAATTATGGCTGGCCAGTAATTACTCATGGAATTAACTACAATGGTCAACCTATAACTTCTAAGACAGAACAAGAAGGTATGGAGCAACCACTGATACAGTGGACGCCTTCAATTGCACCTTGCGGATTAACTCAATATCAAGGAGAAGTATTTCCAGACTGGGATAATGATTTTTTTGCTGGAAGCCTAAAAGCCGAAGAACTCCGTAGGATACGCATTAATGATGGTCAAGTAGTGGAACAAGAAATTATTCTGAAGGGTATGGGGCGTATTCGAGATGTTAGAACAGGGCCAGACGGTACAATTTATATATTAACTGATGATCCGGCGAGGCTTCTTCAGATGGTTCCGGTGAATTGA